A DNA window from Tachysurus fulvidraco isolate hzauxx_2018 chromosome 4, HZAU_PFXX_2.0, whole genome shotgun sequence contains the following coding sequences:
- the LOC113662968 gene encoding zinc finger protein 658B-like, translated as MGKNRLHFCSQCGKIFAKPNILKRHMYIHTGEKPYCCSQCGCCFSQLSNLNSHKLVHSGVKSYQCSECGKSFTHSGSLKSHQRIHTGEKPYQCSLCEKGFRNSSDLKVHERIHTGLKPYVCSHCSKNFRNSSALKRHERIHTGEKPYHSSHCGKRLTQSNHLNVHQRIHTESPQRDLCRMGKKINHYCSQCRKSFANPNILKRHMYIHTGEKPYQCSQCGKRFIQSGDLKTHQRIHTGEKPYCCVQCGWSFRQISNYNRHTLVHSGVKLYQCSECGKSFAQLSSFKIHQRIHTGEKPYQCSQCGKRFIQSGGLKNHQRIHTAEKPYHCLHCGKSFRNSNVLKKHQRIHTGEKPHCCSQCGKCFRDANDLKVHERIHTGLKPYVCSHCWKNFGTSSELKTHERIHTGEKPYHCLHCGKSFTQPSSLKTHQRIHTGEKPFHCLQCGKSFSQSSGLKKHQNIHTGGKSYHCSHCGKRFTNLSGLKTHHHIHSGDKLYHCSQCSKSFTQSGNLKSHQRIHTGEKPYHCSQCGKRFTKSISLKTHQHIHTGEKF; from the exons ATGGGCAAGAACAGACTTCACTTCTGCTCACAGTGTGGGAAGATTTTTGCCAAGCCGAATATTCTCAAACGACACATgtacattcacacaggagagaaaccaTATTGTTGTTCACAATGTGGATGTTGTTTTAGCCAACTAAGTAACTTAAACAGTCATAAGCTTGTTCACTCAGGAGTAAAGTCGTATCAGTGTtcagagtgtgggaagagttttacacaTTCAGGTAGTTTAAAAAGTCACcaacgcattcacacaggagagaagccgtatcaaTGCTCACTGTGCGAGAAGGGTTTCAGAAATTCAAGTGATTTAAAAGTCCAtgagcgcattcacacaggactGAAGCCATATGTTTGCTCACACTGTTCGAAGAATTTTAGAAATTCAAGTGCTTTAAAACGCCAtgagcgcattcacacaggagagaagccctATCATTCCTCACACTGTGGGAAGAGACTTACACAGTCAAATCATTTGAATGTTCACCAACGCATTCACACAG AATCACCACAGAGGGATTTGTGCAGAATGGGCAAGAAAATAAATCACTACTGCTCACAGTGTAGGAAGAGTTTTGCCAATCCAAATATTCTCAAACGACACATgtacattcacacaggagaaaaaCCCTATCAATGCTCACAATGTGGGAAGAGATTTATACAGTCAGGTGATTTAAAAACCCACCAACGCATTCACACTGGAGAGAAACCATATTGCTGTGTACAATGTGGATGGAGTTTTAGACAAATAAGTAACTATAACAGACATACGCTTGTTCACTCAGGAGTAAAGCTGTATCAGTGctcagagtgtgggaagagttttgcACAATTAAGTAGTTTCAAAAtccaccagcgcattcacacaggagagaagccctATCAATGCTCACAGTGTGGGAAGAGATTTATACAATCAGGTGGTTTAAAAAACCACCAACGCATTCACACAGCAGAGAAGCCGTATCACTGCTTAcactgtgggaagagttttagaaattcaaatgttttaaaaaaacaccagcgcattcacacaggagagaagcctcATTGCTGCTCACAATGTGGGAAGTGTTTCAGAGACGCAAATGATTTAAAAGTCCAcgagcgcattcacacaggactGAAGCCATATGTTTGCTCACACTGTTGGAAGAATTTTGGAACATCaagtgaattaaaaacccaCGAGCgtattcacacaggagagaaaccatatcactgtttacactgtggaaaGAGTTTTACACAACCAAGTAGTTTGAAAACTCATcaacgcattcacacaggagagaagccgttTCATTGCTTGCAATGTGGCAAGAGTTTTTCACAATCaagtggtttaaaaaaacaccaaaacattcacacaggagGGAAATCATATCATTGCTCACACTGTGGGAAGAGATTTACAAATTTAAGTGGTTTGAAAACTCatcaccacattcactcaggaGATAAGCTGTATCATTGCTCACAATGTAGCAAGAGTTTTACACAATCAGGTAATTTAAAAAGTCACcaacgcattcacacaggagagaagccataTCACTGCTCACAATGTGGGAAGAGATTTACAAAATCAATTAGTTTGAAAACTcaccaacacattcacacaggagagaaattTTGA